DNA sequence from the Liolophura sinensis isolate JHLJ2023 chromosome 1, CUHK_Ljap_v2, whole genome shotgun sequence genome:
AGGTTGTAGAAAGCTTGTCTGACGCTGACATATGAGCGCTTGAAACCTCACAAATCAAGGTCATGTATAAGTTTCAAAAAATCCCACAAGTTAGCATCAGGCTGTATAAGAAAAACTCAGATAGTTACATCAGATAGTTAACTCAGATACAAGCTTCCCACAATCCCACAGGATAGTAAGAGGCGCACTTTTGAAAACTCATGGGACAATGTTAGACAAACTTTCATCACCTCAGTTAGTATTCCCAGAAGTTGCTTTGAAACGCAGCAATTTTTCGTAAATGGAATTAGATCCTTACATTTCCATCAGTCTTTGATATTACAAACTCATATATTTGCGTTAGAAAAACTTCGCACAATCTCACAAGTAAGTATGAGGTCCACTTCTAAAAGCTCAGATGTCAGCGCCAGCCAAACTTCCCACAACCGTACAGGTATGTATCAGCGGCATTTCTGAGAGCTCATACGTTCGCGCCAGCCAAATTTTCCACAACGTCACAAGTTAATGTCAGGCGCACTTCTGAAAGCTCATATGTCAGCCTCAGACCATTTTTACAAGACACACTTCTGAAAGCCCATATGTCAGTGCCACCTACAGAGCAAACGCTGTTACAGAGCTCGGGCAGCGAAGGCCGAGGTGAAttgaatgtatacataaataagaCTATAAAATTCGCCTTGAGGTTGACCTCCTACAGGCAATTAATCTTGGCCTTAAACTCAGATATAATTTAATTAGGAAAGTGTTAAATATTCACGTGGGAAGCAGACCGTGCATGATCTCTCAGTTGCTGGCACACACGAAgagcgagttcaagtccagtcatGGGCACGGAATTTGGAGATAACCCCGATTTCGTTGTTTTAGTGGGGCTTTGGCGACAATCAGCGATCGACGCTCATTTGCGAAGTCGAACATTTGTTGAAGGCCATCTCCTTGAAcaccaatatgatgtgaatATTTGATACACATGGCATAAAGGAAACAATTTTGAGCATGGAGTTAaacagtaatgaaataaataattaatcacCTATTTATATCAGGAATAATAAatacacttttatttatttatttgttaattattcTGGCAACATGGGTTCCGGAGAGACGATTATCTAAAATGATCATTGTTACAAATGTTTGCTGTAACAACTTGCTTAATAAAACTACAGACATCACTTATGAGTCTGCAAAAATATCTATAAATATGACCGCCATTGGAAACTGCATACTACATCATACCAAATATGAATTTAGCATATGTATTTTTCAGACGATTTTGCCaaatgatgttttcttgtaTAGAGTGGATTCTCGATTTCAAAATCTgatttttgattaattttgtatataaactGCTGGTGTCCAGAGTGGACAGTGGTATAAGTAATCTAAAATATGGCTgtggcgaaaaaaaaaacactgtcagCATGCAGTTTGACTGTATTACTGTAAACTCAGAACttcatttgtatttgatttagcACATGGAACTTGGCCGAGGAGGAACACTCATGAGTTTCCAGCGTTTTTACGGCGTCAGGAGAGAAGTGTGGTGCGACCACGTGATTGGTTGTGGCACGACCGGGAAATACCTTATATCCTGAGCAGTTCTATCGGTAAGAGACTTAACACCCATGTAAaagtgttattattttttttagttaatttTGTGGTGTCTACGTACTCATCAACAAACGTCGCCAGGGCATGGAGGGAAAAAAGTGGCtttaagccataaccattcattcattcttcaccGAGCGACACTTCAGTATCTTGTTCCATAATGGTCCTATGTTATATGTGCCGATAAATATCTCATGTATTCGCATATTCATCAATTCGACAAGAGCCCAAATAAAGTATGCTATTTGCTGTAGGCCTACCACTGGTGTTACTACAATAACCCGCCTCTGAAAGCTTATAAGGTGAAGTGAGTAAAATCAAAGGCATAATTCTGTAATGAAGTGTTAATTCTGTAATAAAGTGAtaataaaactattttattaatattatttacttaGGCTTACTTCTCGTTTGATCCATTTCCTTCCGCATCTATGCAAGGATGGTCAAGTTAACTCACTCTTTGCACAACTAATGACAAATGTCGTGTTTGCTTATACGTTGCACGGATCacactgatttcatttaatAAGGTCTGAATGTGAGGAAGGCTTTCCACGCCGCGGTGAAGGACATAGAGGAATCGTCATGTCTGAAATTCAAAAGGAGAAACAACGAAGAGGACTATCTGTTTATTTCCAGCATGGATGGGTAACTCCAAACCTCTCATTTACAGAAACAGAAATCAAACAAGATAAAAAGAGTTTAGAATTTAAAGTCAGATTAAATACTTACGTTATGATGTACAAAACAGTGCATTGTTACATTATACATAATAGAAATGTTACTCTTTTTATAGAAGGTTTTGTTACTCTTTACGGCCTCACGTATAAGCCTTATGTAAACCTTTCCGTTATTTTGACTCTTATTTTGACAACTTACTAATTTAAATACCACCATGCAGACCAACGTCCACTTTCAGACCACTTTTGAGCTCTGTCGATATAGTATATACGTATAGTAAACTTCCAAAAAGCACTAAAGAATAACAGACTTTGAGATCTACCAATAATACAGAATATAGGGGTATAGGAGGGTGTAGAGCATAGGAAGTATTACTGGCAACACTaacaataaacatatttttatatgtcAGGTTTATTTGAACAATTAATTCTTCTTACCTTGTTTGTAAccacacaaatacatttatagaCGAGAAAACCCTCTGACGATTATGTTATGCCACCAACAGGTGAAAGTATCCAGAAAGCATTCTGGACTGCTTATTTTATATAGTTGACCTTATGATTCCAGATGTTGGTCAGATGTGGGACGAGTCGGTGGCAAACAAGATGTGTCTCTGGCAGAAAACTGTAATAGTAAAGGTATAGCTCTCCATGAGCTTCTCCACGCTCTGGGATTCTGGCATGAACATTGCAGGCTTGATAGAGATCAGCACATCCAAATAATGTGGCAGAATATTGAGGATGGTATGTCGACTCCATACAGTCATATATGGCCATATGTGTGACACATGGTCATGGTGTTTTTTCATGAGAAAATGCGTATTGATATTTCAGATTTGGAATCAAGATTCAGATTTACAGGTTGGATATGTGCTTTAATGGAACTGCTCATGGGAACTCAATGCGCCCTTCGGAACACAACATTTCTTCTTTAAATTAGATATAGTTGTGAAAAATATCTATAAAGACCCTTGCATTTCcatcagttttgtttgtttttttttttccgatGGAGTTTTACACAGCTTTGTAATATTTCTGGAGGCTTACGATGGCTGCGCGCGGTGAATGACTTACATATGTCACAATCAgatgtaaagaaatgtaatgaaacaaaagctaaattaaatattctgtGCAAATGTGAAATTTGGTGTAGGTCAAGAGGTCCAGCCTATGGCACTCAGATATCGAAGTACAAGCAAGTTGCATTTAGCTCTGTCACCGAAAGCCAACATCCTTGGTAATATACCATCGTATAGTCTGAAAAGTGGATTGAACTACAGGTATCTACCCTATATCTGTCTGCTTGAGTTCCAGTGGCGTTGATTGCTACATATAGACTTTCCAGTCTCTGTAATGAGTCGAGGTAACAAACTTACAGCAGTTCCTTTAGGAAATGTAACGCAGCTAGAAATTCAATCGCACTCTTATCGCGGAATCCTTTTGTGTTTTCGCGTGCGTTCAGACGGAATTCGCCGATAGCCCCTGTCGTTGGCAATATCAAAGTATGGATCAGACTGTTGTTAAATGAATCATGGGGATTCCAGTGACCTGATCTTACTGTGGAAATTTCGGCCCTATtacaaaatgaaatgtacaaGAAATTGGATTTAGACCGAAGAAAACAATGTCATGAATTCATTCAGTTAATGTGGCCAGGGTTcttcaaaatgttaatttttgtgcaattgttttgtctttctgttttatctttttgttttatctatgCAGTCCAAGGTAAACATAAAGCTTCGGGCGCTTCATATATCGCTGACATCTTGATCTTGATCACCTCTGACAACATAATATCTAACCAGAATAGGGGTCTAACGGTTCGTTTCACATCAAGCTCTCCGAAATGACATTTGACATATTCCCATTTACTACATAGCGAATCGATCAAAACTATCCTAGGGTTTGTGCTTCTGTGACTCTTCACCGCTCAAATGGTGGaagaacaaacaaatcaatcaacgTATCAATTCTAATCTTTGTAAACCATTAACACATTTAAATTGtgatgaataaaaacaaaatcaacaggtatattaattaatatatatcTTCTTGGAGGTTttatcaatataaattgtaaaCTGAATCAACACTTTAATGCTGCTATTTTCAGATGTAATCACACGTGCCTCGGTCTCTTTCAGGACTGGACTACAATTTCGACAAGCACGATTGGCTTTACAATGATTTACAGGAACTCCCTTACGATTATGACTCTATCATGCACTACAACGCTTATTCCTTCTCGGCTAACCGAAAGCCGACGATAGTTCCGATAGGCAATACCGACAAAGAGATAGGCCAGAGAAGAGGTATGAGCGAATTAGACGCCAAAAAGCTCAATAAACTCTACAGCTGCGGTAAGTTACGATTTCATATCATCTGTGAGAGCCAAAATCGAGAACCTTTCAAGCACTGTGTATTTACATTCATTTATAAACCCTCATATCCAAATTGTATCAATAACCAACTGTTTTCAAACTATCTGATTTGAGCACTGGCTATATAATACTTAATTAATTTATATCTATGGTTTTATCACACTTGAGGTGTATTTCGAACATCCAGTTAATTTCGACAGCAGACTATCGTGACCCGCATTTCCTTGGTTAACAGACAAACCACATGGCTGGTCCAGCTGGGGCGATTGGTCACCGTGCTCAAACGAATGCTTACGGATAAGAGAAAGATTCTGTATAGGTGTCCATAAGAAGAGGTGTCAAGGAGATTCCCAGCAAATAGAAACGTGTCCAAGTACATGTTATCGTAAGTTAAAATGAGTGATTTATAAAACTCGTACGTCTATCAATATAGTTCAGGAAAATGCCAGTCTTTTTTTCAGCCTTTCGTTGCACAAGTTTAGGTTCCTCTCGAAGAGCCATGGTTCTTGACTCATGACAAATGTCTTCAGTACCGGGTTGGACGCCAATGAAGTAATAGTTTAGGACAAAACTCAAACTcaaaaactcaaaaacaaaatcatataAAGAGTAGCGGTCATTTAACAGGTTTAATGATGACAGAAAGACGTAAAAATAATCTTGGGTTGTCATGATAGTGCATACGTTGTCGTTAATCAAAAATATAGATCTTAGTGGCGTTTTGGCTGCACCTGTTCAAATATCCAGCGTGGCGATTTTATCAAAGACAAAGGAGATAAAGTCTGTATCTGTTGTTCAACCTACTCTTGCACATTTGTACGTAGCCACTCAGACTAAAATGTGACGAGGATGGATTTTGTTATTCGTTTTTACGCCTTACAGGTTATTGTTTATGATACCATGTCCATTATGAGTTCTTCACGATATATTTGCTTTATGTTGAAGCTGTTAACAGGTTTGGCTGTTGGAAATATGATCGTTCCAATCCAAGTATATCGTCCCTGGAGGGTCGTACTACGATGCTCAGAACGATGCACCTGGAACGGATTGATCCGATCCGACAGTGCGCAGACGCAGCGGGAGCACTAGGGtacaaggtaaaacaaaatcCCTCTGTTCTTTGGACTGTCGACTTCCCGGATTGGTCGCCTGGAAACCGGATCTAGAGATTATAAACATTTACGTAGCCACTACTTTAACCTATAAGTGAATTGTCATGAGAAAAGGTTTCAGATAACCAAATGGTTTCAGGTCTGGAGTTATTGCAATGTTAATTATGTTCAGACGACAGCATTCCtcaggtgtatatatgtgggCATGTCGGCATGGTGTGAACTTTTATCTAATCAAACCCTGACAAATAGAATGGTTAGCGAATTCAATTTGGTAGATTTATTGATAACTGAAGAGCGTGACATCTTATTTCTAAACCGTAAAATAACTCGGATTGTTACTGAGACTTGTGACACTCCCATAAATGCTAAAAACAAGAACCAACAAGATGGCTGACCATGTTAAATGTACAACCGGTAACAGAATGATACTTATTTGAAATGCCGCTTCCTTGCTTTTAAGAATATGAAAGTAAccttaaaatttcaaaacaccaGTATTTACGTATTTTATTTTGGTCTATACGGAATCACAAAACGAGTTATTCAGGACAAAGGCAGGTCTCTTGGACATCCATGGTAAGAAACCCATGGTAAAACATTGCTAACTGAAAACAGATATTCTTATATCAGCCATCAACTATGATATCTGTTAATCTGTCCCGTTTTTCGTTTTTGTTAATGGAGGGGGAGGGATTTACGGCTTTACTGAAATCCGTTGAAAATCTAAACTACACCATCTGGAGATCGCAAATACATTACTTCCGCTGAGTTACCACGTTGTACCCATTATCGTCTCTACCTcttaattcatttttaaaacatcacTTGTACGCTGATTTAACgttttttcttgtaaaaatcACCATGACGTCGATTACCTCACAGGTTTTCGCTCTGACGAATGACTCGGTGTGTTTGAGCTCACCCACAGCCCACCTGACCTATATGAGGGACGGGCCGTCGGAGTCGTGTACCTACATCGACAGGGGAAAGTTGGATTCCATGTATGCCTTCACACTGGAATTTGGTAAGTAGTCACCTTGTAATCACTGGGACGTTTACACGATGCTGTCAGTGGTTATGTTTGATGTTATGATTGATGTGTTGAAATATGTGCCATGTATCACTGACTCAGTAGTCAGTGAATGTATGCGAATCCCTTGTTTATCACAGGGCACCCGTGGCGTTATACTCCTGACAGCGCTTGTGCCACTCTCTACaatcgctttacatcactgcctccAATAGACACGTTTTACCTTTGGAGCCTATGGAGCAACCATAGGCGTGTTGCCTTGCCACCGATGTCCTCGCGCAGACCTATGGTCAGTGCATTGAAAAATGCCCAAGTGACCTTGGTGTTGTTGTAAGATTTTCTAGTAGAGGAAGTGATTTAAAGTGATCGAAGCGAGCGATGTATGTGCTACACGGGAAAACTCTGGTTATGCATTGTAATAACATGGCTTTGTGGTCACAACCGTGTTTTGCAAACGAGTTCAAGATTAAGATATACCCAAACTGTTGCCAGTTGGTAACACATAGTTACCAATTGGAATGGGATGGTATCAACTGGCATGGAACTGTTCAGTAACCAATTGGTACATGATAGTTTATTACTGCAAGGACAATCTTCACCAGGCTGTACCAAACTACAACTGAGTAGTACCAAGCTGTAACCAGTTGGTATTGCAGGGAAGACCCAGGTTAGTACTAACGAGTGAAAGTTTTCCTGTGtctaaggattttttttttttttgattggtgtttaacgccgtactcaagaatatttcacttatacgacggcggccagcattatggtgggtggaaaccgggcagagcccggcggaaacccacgaccatccgcaggttgctggcagaccttcccacgtacggccggagaggaagccagcatgagctggtcttgaactcacagcgaccgcattggtgaggggcttctgggtcactacgctgcgctagcgcgctatccgactgagccacggaggcccccctgtGTCTAAGGAGTATGCCGTGGTGATTCAGTGTGGTGGAATCAGACAGCCAATTATTCTCACAGCATGTCCAACTAACGCCCTTTATCGATTCGCTTGTTGCTTGTTGATTCGTTCCTGATATACAGTATAACAATATAATAATtgaaaatattaatgaaaagcTGATAATTAATTTAAAGAAATTGTGCAAATGTCATTTTAAGAAACTAGTCCAATTATATTGATGTATACCGACAATATAAAGATCTTGGCGTCATATCAGACATTCCTAAACCTATCCTCAACCATTATTATTTTGagggtttttgtttttatatttgagCTGTTGAGTGCTTCCGTTATACGCCggttggtggggtgtcatgctcACATATGTGTCCATTCTGTGTTCAGATGCGGCTGTAGACGGACAATGGGGAATGTGGTCAGAATGGTCGAAGTGCTCGGTCACGTGCGGAACGGGTAGTATGACAAGAAACCGGATATGTAACAACCCAGAACCGGACAATGGTGGCCGGGAGTGTGTGGGAAATGATCAGGCCACTGAACAGTGCCACATGAAGGACTGTCTCCGGTGGTTTTACCCTTCCGGTTAACCAAGTTAAGCACATGCGTACTGGCTGAATACCTACGAGCTGTATTTATCTCACAATCCCAACAATGTAGTCGTAATTTTGCATTAGAACTGACAATGTGGTAAACCGAGACTGGGATGTAAAGGTGAGCAAGTTAAAAGACAAGAcggcacctggctaaaacatatttcagtcgaaagcacGATAGTCAAGCCTTCTAAAAAGTATTATACTTTAGTATTTCAATGAGATGTCACCGAatgacatgtaaaacaaaatgacaataccaCACAGAGGACTGGTGTGAAAAGatgcagccatcttgagaattttatccaatcaaacacgttgttATCAGATTgtgcggcctaagctgtgacgtagcctttacccattcactccatgaagtgacataacacaaaactactgcataggacatcattttgagattgtttacaacgacttagttacgtgtagccgacgggccatttcacacaatgttgtggggcaggtctgtatcatttacggaccaccacaggtGTAAATCAgatgatttacaagccgtgtgaAATTCACCGATGGAATGAcgaattatgtcagacagtagcataccgtctcgtcTCATTCATCTCCCAAAGTAtatgttttgttgttcattttagcgtttagtcagcagtttctacaTAACTATGATCAGAGTCAGAGCAAAATTTATTAGAGATGCCGAAAGTTTATGgaaatgagaagacggcatctcaccatAAAACgctaaaatttttttctctcttaatttattacaactgaagaatttaaattttgctccttcttgcaagtaaggtttttttttgtgtgctgTCTTCTTGAAACGCcatgttcaagccgaggtgctttctctgacgtccgcgataactaggttagcactgctttcatcttagaagccaccgcttcaaaattgaagcataaaatccagccaCAGTCAAATGCTTAAATCAGCCTCAGTGatacttaaatttatttccatttgtttcagaattaagCATGAAtcttattgtaatttttttacacatttaattGGGGTCAAAACTCACCAGCACAACCCATCAGGACGCTATGATCTGAACCAGGGATACCCCGGCCCTGCATCTGTAGCTAGGTTAttgaagcttctcaccaatgcggtcgctgtgagttcaagaccagctcatgctggcttcctctccgggcgtacgtgaGAAGGTACGGCAacacccggtttccacccaccgtaatgctggccgccgtcgtataagtgaaatattcttgagtacggcgtaaaacaccaatcaaataaataaataatgccggtttaaggtactttgaatggtagtctttcggTGGACATAAAcgttagtcaggtgctgtctttcactttaaacaaacattaatatatgatgtataaattaAGGCGTTccttatataaaaaacaacacatggTATGTGTTAATCGACACAAACTATGCAAGCGCATCAAAGCTTGGATGGCGTCATATCTGACTGTAAACCTGTAAAAAGCAGGAGGCCTTTCCAGTGATGTTTTAATAACGCACTCATAGGCTAGACACGAGCTATTCAGCTATTTAGCTGTCTGTGACACTCAGGATAAGTTTGCACTGAATATGATAAATGACTTTCTTGGACATTATCCCTGCCAAGGAGCTAGAGCACAGGAAGATTTAACACTCGTCTGAGTGCCTGTTACACCAGTCCTTGTGTGCGGAGAGATTAAATTCGTATAAAAGATATTATCCAAGCGCTGTGTTAATCGACCAACAGTATCTAAAAGCATTTTTTGAAAAGAGAACCAGCCCAGAAGGGACTGCTAAACTTCACAGTAGGAAGTATGGTGAAGCGTTGGTGAGTTGTGAACGAGATGTAAGAGCGAGTATCTGGATACCTCAATCCTGGGCACTGTGCCGGATCTGATTCGTACGAACTCCATTACCGTATGTTAATTTCACCTAACTTAGGT
Encoded proteins:
- the LOC135481829 gene encoding meprin A subunit beta-like, giving the protein MRQPADRRPVQGNMSAHGTWPRRNTHEFPAFLRRQERSVVRPRDWLWHDREIPYILSSSIGLNVRKAFHAAVKDIEESSCLKFKRRNNEEDYLFISSMDGCWSDVGRVGGKQDVSLAENCNSKGIALHELLHALGFWHEHCRLDRDQHIQIMWQNIEDGLDYNFDKHDWLYNDLQELPYDYDSIMHYNAYSFSANRKPTIVPIGNTDKEIGQRRGMSELDAKKLNKLYSCDKPHGWSSWGDWSPCSNECLRIRERFCIGVHKKRCQGDSQQIETCPSTCYPVNRFGCWKYDRSNPSISSLEGRTTMLRTMHLERIDPIRQCADAAGALGYKVFALTNDSVCLSSPTAHLTYMRDGPSESCTYIDRGKLDSMYAFTLEFDAAVDGQWGMWSEWSKCSVTCGTGSMTRNRICNNPEPDNGGRECVGNDQATEQCHMKDCLRWFYPSG